A stretch of the Chlorobiota bacterium genome encodes the following:
- a CDS encoding T9SS type A sorting domain-containing protein, with translation MKLTLFFCIWLVIINFSNAQTTDCGKPQKCDDKLYPFMYCDSNQRKIVYKCTSNPHNDTIGKPLRINLPLCAKFDNSYNSWLAGDTLKDKIYMYDTNRIIKYNAITNKPDTTIKIDTILVFEKSKMYGDLKTAVDEWNCLCNKQDEEPSCCVKIRWSNRGIDFSNDSINVQGIAPGSLYTSTTDTNCVRVCDTQNVAVFLNYSKALTNRKDSISRQFYNGDKPWFLDSLDIARNRTLSLIQLIQHELGHYLGFLHFDENEETGRVYKCKSDTSVGVMNDGGSAYPNSPRLGLTNDDKCRFMKLYCPEKTSGVQNKLEVSKNCLKDIYPNPTSKSLKIPFELNKSELVKMCITNLKGKILNQVFKEELTQGKYTLDLDIADYPNGIYFLQVEMGKTKANKKFIINK, from the coding sequence ATGAAACTAACACTGTTTTTTTGTATTTGGCTTGTTATAATAAATTTTAGCAATGCACAAACCACAGATTGTGGTAAGCCTCAAAAATGTGATGATAAACTGTACCCATTTATGTATTGTGATTCAAACCAAAGGAAAATTGTTTATAAATGTACGTCAAATCCACATAATGACACAATAGGTAAACCGTTAAGAATTAATTTACCACTCTGTGCTAAATTTGATAATTCATACAATTCTTGGCTTGCAGGTGATACTCTAAAAGATAAAATTTATATGTACGATACAAATAGAATCATTAAGTATAATGCTATAACTAATAAGCCAGATACAACAATTAAGATTGATACCATTCTTGTTTTTGAAAAGAGCAAGATGTATGGTGATTTAAAAACTGCGGTGGATGAATGGAATTGCCTTTGTAATAAACAAGATGAAGAGCCAAGTTGTTGTGTGAAAATAAGGTGGAGCAATAGGGGAATAGATTTTAGTAATGATAGCATAAATGTTCAGGGAATTGCTCCAGGATCACTATACACATCTACAACAGATACTAACTGTGTTCGTGTGTGTGATACCCAAAATGTGGCAGTGTTCCTAAATTATTCAAAGGCTCTAACAAATAGAAAAGATAGCATATCAAGACAGTTTTATAATGGTGATAAGCCTTGGTTCCTTGATAGTTTAGATATAGCACGTAATAGAACTCTCTCACTCATCCAACTTATCCAACATGAACTTGGGCATTATTTAGGATTTCTTCATTTTGATGAAAATGAAGAAACTGGCAGGGTTTATAAATGCAAATCGGATACTTCTGTAGGTGTTATGAATGATGGGGGTTCAGCATATCCTAATAGTCCAAGATTGGGTCTGACCAATGATGACAAATGCAGGTTTATGAAATTGTATTGCCCAGAGAAAACATCGGGTGTTCAAAACAAATTAGAAGTTTCAAAAAACTGCTTAAAAGATATTTACCCAAACCCTACAAGTAAATCATTAAAAATACCATTTGAACTAAATAAATCAGAATTAGTGAAAATGTGTATTACTAACCTGAAAGGAAAAATATTGAATCAGGTTTTTAAAGAGGAACTAACTCAAGGCAAATATACTCTTGATTTGGATATAGCAGATTACCCAAATGGTATTTATTTTCTTCAAGTTGAAATGGGCAAAACAAAAGCAAATAAAAAATTTATTATTAACAAATAA
- a CDS encoding transposase, with protein MTQSEELITLTFDDTIEEKRYTDESELNCWHIDHVFGRSVKGVNFITALIEVGGMRLPVGVEFVKKDLWEDDPKTGNPKRKSSKTKNEIFREILRDCTNKMHFNYVLADSWYSSVENIIC; from the coding sequence TTGACACAATCCGAAGAATTGATAACCTTAACTTTTGATGATACGATAGAAGAAAAACGATATACAGACGAGAGTGAATTGAATTGTTGGCACATTGATCATGTTTTTGGGAGGTCTGTAAAAGGAGTGAATTTTATAACGGCTTTGATAGAGGTTGGAGGGATGCGATTGCCTGTTGGGGTTGAGTTTGTAAAGAAAGATTTGTGGGAAGATGACCCCAAAACGGGTAACCCGAAACGCAAAAGTAGTAAGACAAAAAATGAGATTTTCAGAGAAATACTCAGAGATTGTACTAACAAGATGCATTTCAATTATGTATTAGCCGACAGTTGGTATTCCTCGGTAGAGAACATAATTTGTTGA
- a CDS encoding sulfite exporter TauE/SafE family protein has product MTNNFFVLTFILFSVIALLYSSIGHAGASGYLAIMALLSFAPDSIKPTSLILNIVVASIASYKFINESYFDKNIFFSFIITALPMAFIGGYVAIPPKYFKLIAGIFLIISAIILFVKEFIKTEKNTTQSLPLIWKLSLGAIIGFVSGLIGVGGGIFLTPILILTNQTSLKKASGISALFILCNSIAGLVGHVTAFNKIDSNIFYWIIAVIFGGLIGSYLGTKIFNNKIIIGCLFLILISAGLKFLIIDF; this is encoded by the coding sequence ATGACAAATAATTTTTTTGTATTAACATTCATTTTATTCTCAGTAATTGCTTTACTATATTCCTCAATTGGTCATGCAGGTGCTTCTGGTTATTTGGCTATTATGGCACTTTTATCATTTGCTCCTGATTCAATAAAGCCAACTTCTTTAATATTAAATATAGTTGTTGCAAGTATTGCTTCTTATAAATTTATTAATGAAAGTTACTTCGATAAAAATATTTTTTTTTCATTCATAATAACTGCTCTGCCAATGGCATTCATTGGTGGTTATGTAGCTATTCCACCAAAATATTTCAAATTAATTGCAGGAATTTTTTTAATAATTTCAGCTATTATATTGTTTGTAAAAGAGTTTATAAAAACTGAAAAAAATACAACTCAATCTTTGCCCCTAATTTGGAAATTATCTCTTGGTGCTATTATTGGTTTTGTTTCGGGTTTGATTGGAGTTGGTGGTGGAATTTTTCTTACACCTATTCTCATTTTAACAAATCAAACTTCATTAAAAAAAGCTTCAGGAATTTCTGCTCTATTCATTTTATGTAACTCAATTGCTGGCTTAGTAGGTCATGTTACAGCATTTAACAAAATAGATTCAAATATTTTTTATTGGATTATTGCTGTAATATTTGGAGGATTAATAGGCTCATATTTGGGTACAAAAATATTTAATAATAAAATTATAATTGGATGTTTGTTTTTAATTTTAATATCAGCTGGATTAAAATTTCTTATAATTGATTTTTAG
- the cas1 gene encoding type II CRISPR-associated endonuclease Cas1 produces the protein MIKRVIYIGNPALLKTKDEQLLIEFTSGENKGETKVIPIEDIGLVEIDHYQVMISHGAMNRLIENNTLVLICNSKHIPSGLMLPFEGHTTFSETLRSQVSATEPLTKQLWQQTVKSKIFNQAKSLEYAGENSNALKELLKEVKSGDTTNTEGRAANIYWRKFFGNDSDFKRRRFGSPPNHLLNYGYAILRSVIARSIVGSGLLPALGIHHKNKYNPMCLADDIMEPYRPYVDKLVLDIVTEFDGDIPAELDKNLKSKLLIIPVMDIEINNEKSPLLIATNKTTSSLAKCFLGKTRKLVYPQFHY, from the coding sequence ATGATTAAACGAGTAATTTATATTGGGAACCCAGCACTGCTCAAAACAAAAGATGAACAGCTTTTAATTGAATTTACAAGTGGAGAAAATAAAGGGGAAACAAAAGTGATTCCAATTGAAGATATTGGTTTGGTTGAAATTGACCATTACCAAGTAATGATTTCGCATGGGGCAATGAACAGATTAATTGAAAACAATACTCTCGTTTTAATTTGCAATAGTAAGCATATTCCATCTGGGCTTATGCTCCCATTTGAGGGGCATACAACTTTTTCTGAAACGCTTAGATCTCAAGTTTCAGCCACAGAGCCACTCACCAAGCAACTTTGGCAACAAACAGTAAAATCAAAGATATTTAATCAAGCAAAATCATTGGAATATGCAGGGGAAAATTCTAATGCACTTAAGGAATTGTTAAAAGAAGTTAAAAGCGGTGATACAACTAACACCGAAGGAAGAGCAGCAAATATTTATTGGAGAAAATTTTTTGGCAATGATTCTGATTTTAAAAGAAGAAGGTTTGGAAGCCCTCCTAATCATTTATTAAATTATGGTTATGCAATTCTGCGTTCAGTTATTGCACGTTCAATTGTTGGCTCTGGCTTGCTTCCAGCTTTAGGAATACACCATAAAAATAAATATAACCCTATGTGCTTGGCAGATGATATAATGGAACCATACAGGCCCTATGTTGACAAATTAGTGTTAGATATTGTTACTGAATTTGATGGTGATATACCTGCTGAATTAGATAAAAACTTGAAATCAAAATTATTAATTATTCCAGTTATGGATATTGAAATCAACAATGAAAAAAGTCCTTTGTTAATTGCAACAAATAAAACAACTTCAAGTTTGGCAAAATGCTTTTTGGGTAAAACTAGAAAATTAGTATATCCTCAATTTCATTATTAA
- a CDS encoding T9SS type A sorting domain-containing protein: protein MKHLIIIFQLLLFTSNLLIAQTYHDAQWVVSDTIYNKSNGRKVSVRWNDIRACNSANCMAIGNPNNVKFLIRRTTDEGKSWETVFADSSLVINGKLYPFMDLYDLDYPNKNLCVACGESPYIVRTSDNGGTWQKVLVTDTSQKLWSVKMKDEKNGLACNRTNIVVTNDGALTWQKVPLPIIDSVTVRPTRCQMLDEKNFVCISFYKVDYANGIYDYAICRTEDAGKHWSAFIFRDEPEKGEFYFDSLRSQYVSNCVNELNFTNKNEGLCIGHRTTEANNFIRKDIIYRTTDGGRTWQKVRNQFSESKKGLLSLSFYDELNGLLCGYDGEVLRTTDGGRTYIEESIDPNGKGVFFFSATMVSPVKAFGANRNGYIFKWLGPVVKGVEERDSKNVFSISPNPASNYFTINSKGQPAQYRIVNGLGEFVSSGVLSLNQTKISIENFSSGVYFVTVKTTNNVFTEKLMVH from the coding sequence ATGAAACATCTAATTATTATCTTTCAATTACTTTTATTTACAAGTAATCTTCTTATTGCGCAAACGTACCATGATGCTCAATGGGTTGTATCCGATACCATATACAACAAATCAAATGGTAGAAAAGTATCAGTTCGTTGGAATGATATCCGTGCTTGTAATTCTGCAAACTGTATGGCAATTGGGAACCCGAATAATGTAAAATTTCTTATCAGAAGAACTACTGACGAAGGTAAATCTTGGGAGACTGTTTTTGCCGATTCATCTCTTGTGATAAACGGTAAACTCTACCCTTTTATGGATTTATATGATTTGGATTATCCTAATAAAAATTTATGTGTTGCATGTGGAGAAAGCCCTTACATTGTTAGAACGTCTGATAATGGTGGCACTTGGCAAAAAGTCTTAGTTACTGATACTTCACAGAAATTATGGTCGGTTAAAATGAAAGACGAAAAGAATGGCTTGGCGTGTAACAGAACAAATATTGTAGTTACAAATGACGGGGCTTTAACTTGGCAGAAAGTCCCTTTGCCAATTATTGATTCGGTTACTGTCCGCCCTACTCGTTGCCAAATGCTTGATGAAAAAAATTTTGTTTGTATTAGTTTTTATAAAGTAGACTATGCAAATGGGATTTATGATTATGCAATTTGCAGAACTGAAGATGCGGGAAAACACTGGTCAGCGTTTATATTCAGAGATGAACCTGAAAAAGGAGAATTCTATTTTGATTCACTTAGGTCACAATATGTAAGCAACTGTGTAAATGAACTGAATTTTACAAATAAGAATGAAGGGCTTTGTATTGGTCATAGAACCACAGAGGCAAATAATTTTATACGTAAAGATATTATTTACCGAACTACTGATGGTGGCAGGACTTGGCAGAAGGTTAGAAATCAATTTTCAGAAAGTAAAAAAGGGCTTTTATCACTATCATTTTATGATGAACTAAACGGTTTATTATGTGGTTACGATGGCGAGGTTTTAAGAACCACAGACGGTGGTAGAACTTATATTGAAGAATCAATTGATCCAAACGGGAAAGGAGTGTTTTTTTTCTCTGCCACTATGGTAAGCCCAGTCAAAGCATTTGGTGCTAATAGAAATGGATATATCTTTAAGTGGTTGGGACCGGTTGTTAAAGGTGTAGAGGAAAGAGATTCAAAAAATGTATTCTCTATTTCCCCCAATCCAGCAAGCAATTATTTTACAATTAATAGCAAAGGGCAGCCCGCTCAATACCGAATAGTTAATGGGCTTGGGGAGTTTGTATCCAGCGGCGTTTTATCACTCAATCAGACTAAAATTTCAATAGAAAATTTTAGTAGCGGAGTTTATTTTGTAACTGTAAAAACCACTAACAATGTTTTTACTGAAAAGTTGATGGTTCATTAA
- a CDS encoding T9SS type A sorting domain-containing protein: MKKIIFLLGIFFCSIRIANAQPHIWKEVLNLDNNDHAPILYKGCILDSNSMIIPLQMDDILGLKGLVGTVLRTTNGGKTWDYLVPRYTIEATKETLFPRVADYVSKDDIFIGCHFNHILKTTNAGINWVVTSLPRFSTNNSTQLEDIAFLSMYDKNVGIALVDSEIFTTNTHLFSTTDSWKSFKEVKIPEGYFVAQSVAGSYRGFVKCLGHGVFLCKVLDKKTSKEEFLARTTNGGDSWQIIEDPLNSHIRRDSIQGRNFSFKDSLTGWCMGHVYPKDLLKDTTRGYLSKTINGGKTWEYIGEIKMPIDLDTVNKNRNTWYMGFHKSDDKNLQVATPLTSRLGKKGEWVIDTAQVYLYWTKTYFDLRFGAPNIFMRVNENVIIKDFGEYTPSGAIEEAREGIANLYPNPAQRLINIGLQGVGYGISEVILFNNMGEKVMSKIIPSGVKDLQLDVSILPNGIYSLLIKEGGKTVVKKIVITK, from the coding sequence ATGAAAAAAATAATATTCTTACTTGGTATTTTCTTTTGTAGTATCAGGATAGCTAATGCCCAACCACACATTTGGAAGGAGGTATTGAATCTTGATAATAACGATCATGCTCCAATACTTTACAAAGGTTGTATATTAGATTCCAACAGTATGATTATACCACTTCAGATGGATGATATATTAGGCTTAAAAGGGCTAGTTGGTACAGTATTAAGAACAACTAATGGTGGGAAAACTTGGGATTATCTGGTTCCACGTTATACAATTGAGGCAACAAAAGAGACCTTATTTCCAAGAGTTGCAGATTATGTTAGTAAAGATGATATATTTATTGGGTGCCATTTCAATCACATTTTAAAAACAACTAATGCAGGTATAAACTGGGTGGTAACTTCATTACCAAGGTTTTCTACAAATAACTCTACCCAATTAGAAGATATCGCATTTTTAAGTATGTATGATAAAAATGTAGGAATCGCTTTGGTAGATAGTGAAATCTTTACTACAAATACACATCTATTTTCAACCACTGATAGTTGGAAGAGTTTTAAGGAAGTAAAAATACCAGAGGGATATTTCGTGGCACAATCAGTTGCTGGGAGTTATAGGGGTTTTGTTAAATGCTTAGGGCACGGAGTTTTTTTATGTAAGGTATTGGATAAAAAGACAAGTAAAGAAGAGTTCTTAGCTAGAACAACAAATGGGGGCGATAGTTGGCAGATAATAGAAGATCCTTTAAACTCACATATAAGGCGTGATTCTATTCAAGGGCGTAATTTTTCTTTTAAGGATTCATTGACAGGTTGGTGTATGGGGCATGTCTATCCAAAAGATCTACTTAAAGATACTACAAGAGGTTATTTATCTAAAACTATCAATGGTGGTAAAACTTGGGAATACATTGGTGAGATAAAAATGCCGATAGACTTAGATACAGTGAATAAAAATAGAAATACTTGGTATATGGGTTTTCACAAGTCCGATGATAAAAATTTGCAAGTAGCAACACCACTTACAAGCCGTTTAGGAAAGAAGGGTGAATGGGTAATTGACACTGCACAAGTATATCTATACTGGACCAAAACATATTTTGATTTGAGGTTTGGCGCACCAAATATCTTTATGAGGGTAAACGAGAATGTTATAATTAAAGACTTTGGTGAATACACGCCAAGCGGAGCAATAGAAGAAGCAAGGGAGGGTATTGCAAACCTTTACCCCAACCCCGCGCAAAGGCTGATAAACATTGGCTTGCAGGGTGTTGGTTATGGCATAAGTGAGGTGATATTGTTTAACAATATGGGTGAAAAAGTAATGAGTAAAATTATACCAAGTGGGGTAAAAGATTTGCAGTTAGATGTAAGCATTTTGCCCAATGGTATATATTCATTGCTGATAAAAGAAGGAGGAAAAACAGTGGTAAAAAAAATAGTAATTACAAAATAA
- a CDS encoding T9SS type A sorting domain-containing protein, giving the protein MKSIVVLILLGLCSTALAQMPHNWQKVMDFKEAYIASIKNGEILDSLNAVTLVKEMYEDSAGRTSYHEGLKRSTDRGRTWEWVWTKFKFEATRISYPSKNTIVVGGNNRFLGVSNDSGQSWRDFQFPKEPGENSYDAWSLSMFDDKHGLINITELQYYGDSFIYKTDDGWQTYSKVIPPKGYYYPNPLGDRSPYMQALTKTNYFVKLGIYFDTTRKQVFGKTTDAGSTWKIITEDEIFYERSDTIQGVSFDFADSLNGWALGNMRYKGDNVPWCMLSKTTDGGLTWKKVNEYTMPYHKGKQYKGASYNGGISVTNDSEFIIAMPFASRTKQNKNDWKIDSVDLEYWYNRVFINARGKTDTYLAYFPGTKDILMADFGEYKPSGAIEEAREGIANLYPNPAQNLINIGLQGVGIGISEVILFNNIGEKVMSKIIPSGVKDLQLDVSILPNGIYSAVIKEGGKTTVKKVVITK; this is encoded by the coding sequence ATGAAATCAATAGTAGTATTAATTCTGTTGGGTTTATGTTCAACTGCCTTAGCTCAAATGCCACACAATTGGCAGAAGGTTATGGATTTCAAGGAGGCATATATTGCATCTATAAAAAATGGTGAGATATTAGATTCCCTAAATGCTGTAACCTTAGTAAAAGAAATGTATGAAGATTCGGCTGGCAGAACGAGTTATCATGAAGGGCTAAAGCGTTCCACAGACAGGGGAAGGACTTGGGAGTGGGTTTGGACGAAGTTCAAATTTGAGGCTACACGTATATCATATCCAAGTAAGAATACTATTGTTGTTGGTGGAAATAATCGTTTTTTAGGGGTGAGTAATGATTCCGGGCAATCTTGGCGGGATTTTCAATTTCCTAAAGAACCTGGGGAAAACAGCTATGATGCTTGGAGTCTATCTATGTTTGATGATAAACATGGCTTGATAAACATTACCGAACTTCAATATTATGGGGATAGTTTCATTTACAAAACAGATGATGGCTGGCAGACATATTCTAAGGTAATCCCACCAAAGGGTTATTATTATCCTAATCCATTAGGGGATAGGTCTCCTTATATGCAAGCCTTGACTAAAACAAATTATTTTGTAAAGTTGGGCATCTATTTTGATACCACACGTAAACAAGTATTTGGTAAAACAACAGATGCAGGTTCGACTTGGAAAATAATTACCGAAGATGAGATATTTTATGAGCGAAGCGACACTATTCAGGGGGTCTCATTTGATTTTGCAGATTCTTTGAATGGTTGGGCATTAGGTAATATGCGGTATAAAGGGGATAATGTCCCTTGGTGTATGTTATCTAAAACCACCGATGGTGGCTTAACTTGGAAGAAAGTTAATGAATACACAATGCCTTACCATAAAGGTAAGCAATATAAAGGTGCGAGCTATAATGGTGGAATAAGTGTAACAAATGATTCTGAATTTATTATAGCAATGCCCTTTGCAAGCAGAACCAAACAGAACAAAAATGATTGGAAAATAGATTCTGTTGATTTGGAATATTGGTATAATCGGGTATTTATTAATGCGCGTGGAAAAACTGATACTTACTTAGCATATTTTCCGGGGACGAAAGATATACTAATGGCAGACTTTGGTGAATACAAGCCAAGCGGAGCAATAGAAGAAGCAAGGGAGGGTATTGCAAACCTTTACCCCAACCCCGCGCAAAACCTCATAAACATTGGTTTGCAGGGTGTTGGTATTGGCATAAGTGAGGTGATATTGTTTAACAATATAGGTGAAAAAGTAATGAGTAAAATTATACCAAGTGGGGTAAAAGATTTGCAGTTAGATGTAAGTATTTTGCCTAATGGTATATATTCGGCGGTGATAAAAGAAGGAGGAAAAACAACGGTAAAGAAAGTAGTAATTACAAAATAA
- the cas2 gene encoding CRISPR-associated endonuclease Cas2, with the protein MWVFVFFDLPTETKQNRKNYTNFRKALLKDGFAMVQFSIYSRHCGSYENSIVHVNRVKSNLPPAGEVMIFRITDKQFSDMEFFAGREEVDCPDIPQQLEMF; encoded by the coding sequence ATGTGGGTATTTGTATTTTTTGATTTGCCAACTGAAACAAAACAAAATAGGAAAAACTATACTAATTTTAGGAAGGCATTACTGAAAGATGGATTTGCAATGGTTCAATTTTCTATTTATTCAAGGCACTGCGGAAGCTATGAAAATTCAATAGTTCATGTAAATAGAGTTAAATCTAATTTGCCACCAGCAGGTGAAGTAATGATTTTTAGAATTACAGATAAGCAATTTTCAGATATGGAATTTTTTGCTGGAAGAGAAGAAGTTGATTGCCCTGATATACCACAACAATTAGAAATGTTTTAA
- a CDS encoding T9SS type A sorting domain-containing protein: MSLGVCYQKTTDGGLTWKKVNEYTMPYHKGKQYKGASYNGGISVTNDSEFIIAMPFASRTKQNKNDWKIDSVDLEYWYNRVFINARGKTDTYLAYFPGTKDILMADFGEYTPSGAIEEAREGIANLYPNPAQRLINIGLQGVGYGISEVILFNNMGEKVMSKIIPSGVKDLQLDVSILPNGIYSLLIKEGGKTVVKKIVITK; the protein is encoded by the coding sequence ATGTCCCTTGGTGTATGTTATCAAAAAACCACCGATGGTGGCTTAACTTGGAAGAAAGTTAATGAATACACAATGCCTTACCATAAAGGTAAGCAATACAAAGGTGCGAGCTATAATGGTGGAATAAGTGTAACAAATGATTCTGAATTTATTATAGCAATGCCCTTTGCAAGCAGAACCAAACAGAACAAAAATGATTGGAAAATAGATTCTGTTGATTTGGAATATTGGTATAATCGGGTATTTATTAATGCGCGTGGAAAAACTGATACTTACTTAGCATATTTTCCGGGGACGAAAGATATACTAATGGCAGACTTCGGTGAATACACGCCAAGCGGAGCAATAGAAGAAGCAAGGGAGGGTATTGCAAACCTTTACCCCAACCCCGCGCAAAGGCTGATAAACATTGGCTTGCAGGGTGTTGGTTATGGCATAAGTGAGGTGATATTGTTTAACAATATGGGTGAAAAAGTAATGAGTAAAATTATACCAAGTGGGGTAAAAGATTTGCAGTTAGATGTAAGCATTTTGCCCAATGGTATATATTCATTGCTGATAAAAGAAGGAGGAAAAACAGTGGTAAAAAAAATAGTAATTACAAAATAA
- a CDS encoding T9SS type A sorting domain-containing protein, translating into MKSYIVFNHTDSVNNLFYSLSKSTDGGMSWKIQKSWGINDRVFPMSIAYISDEIMYLGCWLNGVVLKTTNGGKNWSMRYIDTIGRTIHIKLISMLDADHGILICDNLDSETARYYTTNDGWETSNELIPPKDYQFLMSNDFLGRKGYINYLEPNVIVCKVASPIYKGDAFARSTDAGKTWSVDTSVFSVGVENGRLADKIYSFRDSKNGYVFTFQYTDTSDKTVQYFFASTTNGGVSWRPKGKVEVVKSDFWGGPTGLQMENDLNGVIYAPVICRTNDGCKTWVRDSVELVPNRLPLMGSGLKVGKKAGIYLFIADGTRLVKDAGLLSSIGLKSTLDNYRVSLYPNPAQRLINIGLQGVGVGVSEVTLFNNIGEKVMSKVISSGVKDLQLDVSILPNGIYSLLIKEGGKTVVKKIVITK; encoded by the coding sequence TTGAAGTCTTACATTGTATTCAATCATACCGATAGTGTTAATAATTTGTTTTATAGCTTAAGTAAATCCACAGATGGGGGTATGTCATGGAAAATACAAAAATCATGGGGTATAAATGATAGAGTTTTCCCGATGTCAATAGCCTACATTAGCGATGAGATAATGTATTTGGGCTGTTGGTTAAACGGGGTAGTTCTTAAGACCACGAATGGTGGTAAGAATTGGAGTATGAGATATATTGATACAATAGGAAGAACGATTCATATTAAATTAATAAGTATGCTTGATGCGGATCATGGAATATTAATATGTGATAATCTTGATTCAGAGACTGCAAGATATTACACCACAAATGATGGCTGGGAGACCTCGAATGAACTTATTCCGCCGAAAGATTATCAATTCTTGATGTCAAATGACTTTCTAGGAAGGAAGGGCTATATCAATTACTTAGAGCCAAACGTAATAGTCTGTAAAGTGGCATCGCCCATATATAAAGGTGATGCATTTGCAAGAAGTACAGATGCTGGAAAAACTTGGAGTGTAGATACGTCTGTGTTTTCTGTGGGAGTTGAAAATGGAAGGTTAGCGGACAAAATTTATTCGTTCAGAGATTCAAAAAATGGGTATGTATTTACATTTCAATATACCGATACATCAGATAAAACAGTTCAATATTTTTTTGCATCAACAACGAATGGAGGTGTGAGTTGGAGACCTAAAGGTAAAGTTGAGGTCGTAAAAAGTGATTTTTGGGGAGGTCCAACAGGGTTACAAATGGAGAATGATTTGAATGGTGTAATTTATGCACCAGTAATATGCAGAACGAATGACGGGTGCAAAACATGGGTTAGGGACTCAGTGGAGTTAGTCCCTAATAGGTTACCATTAATGGGTAGTGGTCTCAAAGTAGGGAAAAAAGCAGGTATTTACTTGTTTATAGCAGATGGTACTAGGTTAGTGAAAGATGCAGGCCTGTTATCTTCTATTGGTTTAAAGTCAACATTGGATAATTATCGTGTTAGCCTTTACCCCAACCCCGCACAAAGGCTGATAAACATTGGCTTGCAGGGTGTTGGAGTTGGTGTAAGCGAAGTTACTTTGTTTAATAATATCGGAGAGAAAGTAATGAGTAAGGTTATATCAAGTGGGGTAAAAGATTTGCAGTTAGATGTAAGCATATTGCCTAATGGTATATATTCATTGCTGATAAAAGAAGGAGGAAAAACAGTGGTAAAAAAAATAGTAATTACAAAATAA